The region AATTCCACACATAAAGCTCTTGTTCTACCCGCGTCTTTTCTATAACGTCAATGTAATCTCACCTATGCCCAAAAATTACCCTGATCTTGGCCGTGTCATCGGCGTCATTTTGGGCGGCGGCGCGGGCACGCGGCTTTTCCCTTTGACCAAGGAACGGGCCAAACCCGCGGTCCCTTTGGCCGGCAAATACCGGCTGGTTGATATCCCGATCAGCTTGTGCATCAACTCAGGCATTAAGCGCATCTTCCTGCTTACGCAATACTTAAGTTCATCCCTGCACCGCCATGTTTATCAAAGTTACCGTTTTGATGACTACCATCCGCGCGGATTTATTGAAATCATGGCGGCCACGCAAAAGGTCGATAGCAGCGGATGGTATCAGGGCACGGCCGATGCGGTGCGGCAAAATCTCACCCATTTCAACAATCACGACCATGAATGGGTGTTGATCCTGTCGGGCGACCAGCTTTACCGGATGGATTTTAGAAAGATCATAGCGCAGCATGTTTCCACCGGGGCGGATGTGACCGTGGCCACCATACCGGTTGCGAGGGAACCCGCCCGCAGTTTTGGGATCATGCAGATCAACGAGCATCACGAGATCGTGCGTTTTGTTGAAAAACCCAAGCAGGACGAGTTGCTCGATACGTTGCGGATTGGACGCGAGGCTTTGTCGCAAATTGGCAAACCGGAGGATCATGACTTGTTCCTGGCCTCGATGGGGATTTATGTGTTCAACCGGAGAGTGCTGCAGGAAGCGTTGGACGATCCTGCCGGCCAGGATTTTGGCAAGGACATCATTCCCGGCCTGATTGGAAAGAAAAAAATCTATTCCTATGTTTACCAGGGTTACTGGGAGGATATCGGCACCATCCGCGCCTTTTACGATGCCAATCTGGATCTGGTTGAGCCGTTGCCCAAGTTTGATTTTTTTGACAGCAATTCGCCGATTTACACCCGGGGGCGTTTTTTGCCGTCTTCAAAAGTGAATGAAAGCCGGATCGAGCGTTCCATTATAGCGGACGGCTGCGTGCTTTCAAAGGCGGAAATCACGCATTCCATCATCGGAATCCGCAGCCGGATTGAGTCCGGAGTGCAGATCCGCGATTCGATTGTCATGGGATCGGATTATTACGAGACGGATGCCAGTCTGGAAAAAAACGCGCGTACGAAGCGTCCGGCCATCGGCATCGGGGCGAACAGCCGGATCCAGGGGGCGATCATTGACAAGAATGCCCGCATCGGATGCAATGTGGTGATCCGGGCGGAGGGAAAGGTTGAGAATATCGATTCGGAGCTTTACCATGTCAGGGACGGAATCGTCATCATCCCCAAAAACACGGTTGTACCCGATGGCACGGTCATCTGATAAAATGAAAGGCATGTCCATTTTGTGAAAGATTCCGCGTTTAGGGTCTCCCTCCGCGATTCGCACGGCAGCGCGGTTTTGTTTTTGCCCTTGTTGCTGTGCGGGATTCTTTTGCCGGGTGGCATCCTGCGAGCCCAGGATGTTCTTCATAGTGAAGGCCGTAAAATCGATCTGGGGGACGTTTCAGTGAAATTTGCGCGCAACATGAAATTGTTGGAGCCTCTCCTTCCGGAGTCTGAGACGCAGCAAATGATGGAGGTTGTGATAGGAAAGGCGGGGGACCTGGCCTCACTTTATCGCGCGGGTGGCGGGGCGAACCGGAGGCGCAAGCTGCTGGACGAAGAAGATGCGCTTTTGCACAAGCCTAACATATCGAAGGTGGACCAAAGGCGGCTCGAAGATTTGCAGCAGGAAATTAAAAAGGCCGATCCGGACGGCGTCTTCCAGAAAGGCCGGGATGATATCCGCAAATCGATCCTGGAACTGCAGGGCATGCTCTCGGTACTGCATGCATCAGACCCGGACGTGCAGGATGTTATCCGGATCGCACAACAACATCTGCAACTATACCAAACCGCCCTTTCCAAATACCAATGAACCGCTA is a window of Candidatus Methylacidiphilales bacterium DNA encoding:
- a CDS encoding glucose-1-phosphate adenylyltransferase, whose product is MPKNYPDLGRVIGVILGGGAGTRLFPLTKERAKPAVPLAGKYRLVDIPISLCINSGIKRIFLLTQYLSSSLHRHVYQSYRFDDYHPRGFIEIMAATQKVDSSGWYQGTADAVRQNLTHFNNHDHEWVLILSGDQLYRMDFRKIIAQHVSTGADVTVATIPVAREPARSFGIMQINEHHEIVRFVEKPKQDELLDTLRIGREALSQIGKPEDHDLFLASMGIYVFNRRVLQEALDDPAGQDFGKDIIPGLIGKKKIYSYVYQGYWEDIGTIRAFYDANLDLVEPLPKFDFFDSNSPIYTRGRFLPSSKVNESRIERSIIADGCVLSKAEITHSIIGIRSRIESGVQIRDSIVMGSDYYETDASLEKNARTKRPAIGIGANSRIQGAIIDKNARIGCNVVIRAEGKVENIDSELYHVRDGIVIIPKNTVVPDGTVI